The following are encoded together in the bacterium genome:
- a CDS encoding glycosyltransferase, producing MNRPRKIMFVIFGMQGGGAQRVVARILALLDRTRFSPSLVLFQGEGAFLSLIPPDVTVLDCGRYGHGGRWAWFGNFVRFCRREDPDVIVSFLWFSNLVTILARAVAGIRAGLVVSERLSVSGAREGFLEDVTRRIGIFFLYRLADRVTPNSDATREQLVGRYWLSPGKVITIPNPLDINSIVARSLEKDALRIEENTPPAIIAMGRLVPQKGFDTLLRSLPAIKHPCRLMILGEGEDEDALRALSSRLGVENRVAFTGFLSNPYSTLSSASLFVLSSRFEGFPNALLEAMSLGVPCVSTRCPSGPEEIITDGVNGFLVPVDDPDALAGAIDRLLGNPELRSKIGSAGRERVQILDAPNIVRRYEALFEEVAR from the coding sequence ATGAATCGACCGCGGAAGATTATGTTCGTCATCTTCGGTATGCAGGGCGGAGGCGCGCAGCGCGTTGTCGCAAGGATCCTCGCCCTACTTGACCGAACCCGGTTCTCTCCGTCTCTGGTGCTGTTCCAGGGGGAGGGGGCTTTTTTATCACTGATTCCTCCGGATGTTACCGTTTTGGACTGCGGACGGTACGGGCACGGCGGGCGATGGGCATGGTTCGGAAATTTCGTCCGTTTCTGCCGTCGTGAAGACCCCGATGTGATCGTCAGCTTCCTCTGGTTCAGCAATCTGGTCACGATTCTTGCGCGGGCTGTTGCGGGAATTCGTGCGGGACTGGTGGTTTCCGAGAGGTTGTCGGTCTCCGGCGCAAGGGAAGGGTTCCTGGAAGACGTCACAAGGAGGATCGGGATCTTCTTCCTGTACCGCCTGGCGGATCGGGTGACGCCAAATTCCGATGCGACCCGTGAACAGCTTGTGGGGAGGTATTGGCTTTCTCCCGGAAAGGTCATCACGATCCCTAACCCGCTTGATATAAATTCCATCGTGGCGAGGAGCCTTGAAAAGGACGCATTGAGAATCGAGGAGAATACTCCACCGGCAATAATTGCGATGGGACGGCTGGTGCCGCAGAAAGGATTCGACACCCTTCTCCGATCTCTTCCGGCCATAAAGCATCCCTGTCGCCTCATGATTCTGGGGGAGGGGGAGGATGAGGATGCCTTAAGGGCGCTTTCCTCCAGGCTTGGAGTCGAAAACCGGGTTGCTTTCACCGGGTTCCTGTCGAATCCGTATTCCACTCTTTCCTCCGCTTCCCTTTTCGTTCTCTCCTCCAGGTTTGAGGGATTTCCCAACGCTCTCTTGGAGGCGATGTCGTTGGGTGTTCCGTGCGTGTCTACACGTTGCCCTTCCGGGCCAGAGGAGATCATCACTGACGGTGTAAACGGTTTCCTGGTGCCGGTGGATGACCCCGATGCGCTTGCAGGGGCGATTGACCGGCTTCTCGGGAACCCGGAATTGCGGTCGAAGATTGGTAGTGCGGGAAGAGAGCGTGTGCAGATCCTGGACGCCCCAAATATCGTGCGCAGGTATGAGGCGCTATTCGAAGAGGTCGCCCGCTGA